One Setaria viridis chromosome 5, Setaria_viridis_v4.0, whole genome shotgun sequence genomic region harbors:
- the LOC117856674 gene encoding transcription factor MYB3R-1 isoform X2: MASDKAKVAKKGGEDPGLPPASREGENSHEPQRQRSLNGRTTGPTRRSTKGNWTPEEDSILSRAVQTYQGKNWKKIAECFPDRTDVQCLHRWQKVLNPELVKGPWSKEEDEIIVQMVNKYGPKKWSTIAQALPGRIGKQCRERWHNHLNPAINKEAWTQEEEITLIHAHRMYGNKWAELTKFLPGRTDNAIKNHWNSSVKKKVDSYISSGLLSQVPCLPLIECPSQCNSLSTMNLQNNGDSGCNAQNTNLALSCDLQENMDANKSEAQDSHSSMCQGTCYTSTEAVGSALPDGHHHLSSSFSQRLDLQMDVHEGSGNSMFVDEQTLCSTSNQENSMVPFGVAQEMPVSVLSSVSDAEQKLHLISDADSLKSELWKDVSLQTLISGDTVDAASSGLNQLPDTSKTDTNFLAQPYPLHTSNPSSVMETVYERSTLVTVSSSFLCLDSLPGAPGNRSEPMDMLDSEAEMITCSNNSFCDAEQSAKPGSSDDRPGDFTMIENTTNCRSQQSTDAEEAVASTAKEQLPKDIETVPDEKKGEGALFYEPPRFPGVDVPFISCDLVTSADLQEFSPLGIRQWMRSTMNVPTPLRLWGSPTHDESPDALKTAAESFPCTPSIMKKRHRGLLSPTPDKRIEKKSGIAKEMTDISYMITATCSVNTTKDEATVTESLVCAEQSSFKHLDKKLEFSDGNKENSDGAPEQARDAQNAGNKQLVDEGGQRCSSPNVANPNADLPDNSQPVGILVEHEHNCNDLIATDHGAKPESLSFCKEAVNSKSKPADLVVEKSSPCINADYEYVNLLADTPGVKRGLESPSAWKSPWYIDMHMSFQGFVSPADRTYDALGLVKQISKHSAAAAVEACEVLASGSRPSDAENKENTDDKEPGTRKSQTKIMAEARVLDFDEYSTPARTADKRLSSCLGRSVSSPILSSPNLRSFR; encoded by the exons ATGGCAAGTGACAAAGCAAAAGTCGCAAAGAAGGGTGGAGAGGATCCTGGACTTCCGCCAGCTTCTCGTGAAGGGGAAAACAGCCATGAGCCGCAGAGGCAACGATCACTGAATGG GAGGACCACTGGTCCAACCCGGCGTTCTACCAAAGGAAATTGGACACCCGAAGAG GATTCTATATTGTCCCGTGCGGTTCAGACATACCAAGGGAAAAACTGGAAAAAGATAG CGGAATGTTTTCCAGACAGAACCGACGTACAGTGTTTGCACAGGTGGCAAAAGGTTCTAAATCCTGAATTGGTCAAAGGGCCATGGTCGAAAGAA GAAGATGAAATCATAGTTCAGATGGTAAACAAATATGGGCCAAAGAAATGGTCGACCATTGCTCAAGCTTTGCCTGGACGCATAGGAAAGCAATGCCGGGAACG GTGGCACAATCATCTTAACCCAGCCATAAACAAGGAGGCATGGACGCAAGAAGAGGAGATTACTCTCATTCATGCTCATCGGATGTATGGAAATAAATGGGCTGAACTGACAAAATTTCTACCTGGAAG GACGGATAACGCAATTAAAAATCACTGGAACAGTTCGGTAAAGAAAAAAGTTGATTCATACATATCTTCTGGCTTGCTTTCTCAAGTCCCGTGCCTCCCTCTGATCGAATGCCCTTCACAATGCAACTCTTTATCTACTATGAACCTACAAAATAATGGAGATAGTGGTTGCAATGCTCAGAACACTAATTTGGCCTTGAGCTGTGATTTACAAGAAAATATGGATGCCAACAAGAGCGAAGCACAAGACTCTCACTCTTCTATGTGTCAGGGGACATGCTATACTTCCACAGAGGCTGTAGGATCCGCTTTGCCTGATGGGCATCACCATCTTTCTTCGTCTTTTTCTCAAAGATTGGACCTGCAGATGGATGTACATGAAGGGTCAGGTAATTCTATGTTTGTGGATGAACAAACGCTTTGTAGCACATCAAATCAAGAAAACTCTATGGTACCATTTGGTGTTGCACAGGAAATGCCTGTCTCTGTGCTATCAAGTGTTTCTGATGCTGAGCAGAAACTGCATTTAATCTCTGATGCTGACAGTCTGAAATCTGAACTTTGGAAAGACGTGTCCTTGCAAACTCTAATTTCAGGAGATACAGTTGATGCTGCTTCTTCAGGACTAAATCAACTGCCAGATACTTCTAAAACGGACACCAACTTTTTGGCACAGCCATACCCATTACATACATCAAATCCATCCAGTGTGATGGAAACTGTGTATGAACGGAGTACGTTGGTGACAGTGTCTTCCTCTTTTCTGTGTTTAGATAGTTTACCTGGTGCACCTGGAAATAGATCTGAGCCAATGGACATGCTGGATTCTGAAGCAGAGATGATCACATGCTCAAACAATTCTTTTTGTGATGCTGAGCAATCAGCTAAACCAGGCAGCAGTGATGACAGACCTGGGGATTTCACAATGATTGAGAACACTACAAACTGCAGGAGCCAACAGTCCACAGATGCCGAAGAAGCTGTGGCCAGTACAGCAAAAGAACAGTTACCAAAAGACATTGAGACTGTGCCCGATGAAAAGAAGGGTGAGGGAGCTCTATTCTACGAACCTCCTCGGTTCCCAGGTGTGGATGTCCCATTTATCAGTTGCGATCTTGTAACTTCTGCTGATCTGCAAGAATTTAGTCCCCTTGGGATTCGGCAGTGGATGCGGTCAACCATGAATGTCCCCACTCCTTTAAGATTATGGGGATCCCCAACACATGATGAAAGCCCAGATGCGCTAAAGACTGCTGCCGAAAGCTTCCCATGCACACCATCAATAATGAAGAAAAGACACAGAGGTCTATTATCTCCTACTCCAGATAAAAGAATTGAGAAGAAATCTGGGATTGCAAAGGAGATGACAGACATCTCCTATATGATTACAGCCACATGTTCCGTGAATACAACCAAAGATGAAGCAACTGTTACTGAATCGCTTGTGTGTGCTGAGCAATCTTCTTTTAAACATCTAGATAAGAAACTTGAGTTCTCTGATGGTAACAAGGAAAATTCCGATGGAGCACCTGAACAGGCCAGAGATGCACAGAATGCAGGAAACAAACAACTTGTGGATGAAGGAGGGCAACGATGTTCCTCACCAAATGTCGCCAATCCTAATGCTGATCTGCCAGACAATTCA CAACCTGTAGGTATTCTGGTTGAGCATGAGCATAACTGCAATGACCTCATTGCCACTGATCATGGTGCAAAGCCTGAATCTTTGTCATTCTGTAAGGAAGCAGTTAATTCAAAATCAAAGCCTGCGGATCTAGTTGTTGAGAAATCATCACCATGCATCAACGCGGATTATGAATATGTGAACTT ATTGGCTGATACCCCAGGTGTCAAAAGAGGACTGGAATCTCCTTCAGCATGGAAGTCTCCTTGGTATATAGATATGCACATGAGCTTTCAG GGTTTTGTCAGCCCGGCAGACAGAACTTATGACGCGCTAGGGTTAGTGAAGCAGATAAGTAAGcacagtgctgctgctgcagtggaGGCCTGTGAGGTGCTAGCAAGCGGCAGCAGACCCTCTGATGCGGAAAACAAGGAAAATACAGATGACAAGGAGCCAGGGACAAGAAAATCACAGACCAAAATCATG GCCGAGGCGCGAGTCCTGGATTTCGACGAATATTCCACACCTGCAAGAACAGCAGATAAGAGACTTAGCAGCTGTCTCGGAAGATCTGTTAGCTCACCCATTCTTTCCTCCCCCAACCTGAGAAGTTTTCGATAG
- the LOC117856674 gene encoding transcription factor MYB3R-1 isoform X1, whose product MRRGSVAGGCSLLASVTEVRVIMASDKAKVAKKGGEDPGLPPASREGENSHEPQRQRSLNGRTTGPTRRSTKGNWTPEEDSILSRAVQTYQGKNWKKIAECFPDRTDVQCLHRWQKVLNPELVKGPWSKEEDEIIVQMVNKYGPKKWSTIAQALPGRIGKQCRERWHNHLNPAINKEAWTQEEEITLIHAHRMYGNKWAELTKFLPGRTDNAIKNHWNSSVKKKVDSYISSGLLSQVPCLPLIECPSQCNSLSTMNLQNNGDSGCNAQNTNLALSCDLQENMDANKSEAQDSHSSMCQGTCYTSTEAVGSALPDGHHHLSSSFSQRLDLQMDVHEGSGNSMFVDEQTLCSTSNQENSMVPFGVAQEMPVSVLSSVSDAEQKLHLISDADSLKSELWKDVSLQTLISGDTVDAASSGLNQLPDTSKTDTNFLAQPYPLHTSNPSSVMETVYERSTLVTVSSSFLCLDSLPGAPGNRSEPMDMLDSEAEMITCSNNSFCDAEQSAKPGSSDDRPGDFTMIENTTNCRSQQSTDAEEAVASTAKEQLPKDIETVPDEKKGEGALFYEPPRFPGVDVPFISCDLVTSADLQEFSPLGIRQWMRSTMNVPTPLRLWGSPTHDESPDALKTAAESFPCTPSIMKKRHRGLLSPTPDKRIEKKSGIAKEMTDISYMITATCSVNTTKDEATVTESLVCAEQSSFKHLDKKLEFSDGNKENSDGAPEQARDAQNAGNKQLVDEGGQRCSSPNVANPNADLPDNSQPVGILVEHEHNCNDLIATDHGAKPESLSFCKEAVNSKSKPADLVVEKSSPCINADYEYVNLLADTPGVKRGLESPSAWKSPWYIDMHMSFQGFVSPADRTYDALGLVKQISKHSAAAAVEACEVLASGSRPSDAENKENTDDKEPGTRKSQTKIMAEARVLDFDEYSTPARTADKRLSSCLGRSVSSPILSSPNLRSFR is encoded by the exons ATGCGGCGCGGCTCGGTTGCCGGAGGGTGCTCGCTGCTCGCGTCGGTCACGGAGGTACGGG TAATCATGGCAAGTGACAAAGCAAAAGTCGCAAAGAAGGGTGGAGAGGATCCTGGACTTCCGCCAGCTTCTCGTGAAGGGGAAAACAGCCATGAGCCGCAGAGGCAACGATCACTGAATGG GAGGACCACTGGTCCAACCCGGCGTTCTACCAAAGGAAATTGGACACCCGAAGAG GATTCTATATTGTCCCGTGCGGTTCAGACATACCAAGGGAAAAACTGGAAAAAGATAG CGGAATGTTTTCCAGACAGAACCGACGTACAGTGTTTGCACAGGTGGCAAAAGGTTCTAAATCCTGAATTGGTCAAAGGGCCATGGTCGAAAGAA GAAGATGAAATCATAGTTCAGATGGTAAACAAATATGGGCCAAAGAAATGGTCGACCATTGCTCAAGCTTTGCCTGGACGCATAGGAAAGCAATGCCGGGAACG GTGGCACAATCATCTTAACCCAGCCATAAACAAGGAGGCATGGACGCAAGAAGAGGAGATTACTCTCATTCATGCTCATCGGATGTATGGAAATAAATGGGCTGAACTGACAAAATTTCTACCTGGAAG GACGGATAACGCAATTAAAAATCACTGGAACAGTTCGGTAAAGAAAAAAGTTGATTCATACATATCTTCTGGCTTGCTTTCTCAAGTCCCGTGCCTCCCTCTGATCGAATGCCCTTCACAATGCAACTCTTTATCTACTATGAACCTACAAAATAATGGAGATAGTGGTTGCAATGCTCAGAACACTAATTTGGCCTTGAGCTGTGATTTACAAGAAAATATGGATGCCAACAAGAGCGAAGCACAAGACTCTCACTCTTCTATGTGTCAGGGGACATGCTATACTTCCACAGAGGCTGTAGGATCCGCTTTGCCTGATGGGCATCACCATCTTTCTTCGTCTTTTTCTCAAAGATTGGACCTGCAGATGGATGTACATGAAGGGTCAGGTAATTCTATGTTTGTGGATGAACAAACGCTTTGTAGCACATCAAATCAAGAAAACTCTATGGTACCATTTGGTGTTGCACAGGAAATGCCTGTCTCTGTGCTATCAAGTGTTTCTGATGCTGAGCAGAAACTGCATTTAATCTCTGATGCTGACAGTCTGAAATCTGAACTTTGGAAAGACGTGTCCTTGCAAACTCTAATTTCAGGAGATACAGTTGATGCTGCTTCTTCAGGACTAAATCAACTGCCAGATACTTCTAAAACGGACACCAACTTTTTGGCACAGCCATACCCATTACATACATCAAATCCATCCAGTGTGATGGAAACTGTGTATGAACGGAGTACGTTGGTGACAGTGTCTTCCTCTTTTCTGTGTTTAGATAGTTTACCTGGTGCACCTGGAAATAGATCTGAGCCAATGGACATGCTGGATTCTGAAGCAGAGATGATCACATGCTCAAACAATTCTTTTTGTGATGCTGAGCAATCAGCTAAACCAGGCAGCAGTGATGACAGACCTGGGGATTTCACAATGATTGAGAACACTACAAACTGCAGGAGCCAACAGTCCACAGATGCCGAAGAAGCTGTGGCCAGTACAGCAAAAGAACAGTTACCAAAAGACATTGAGACTGTGCCCGATGAAAAGAAGGGTGAGGGAGCTCTATTCTACGAACCTCCTCGGTTCCCAGGTGTGGATGTCCCATTTATCAGTTGCGATCTTGTAACTTCTGCTGATCTGCAAGAATTTAGTCCCCTTGGGATTCGGCAGTGGATGCGGTCAACCATGAATGTCCCCACTCCTTTAAGATTATGGGGATCCCCAACACATGATGAAAGCCCAGATGCGCTAAAGACTGCTGCCGAAAGCTTCCCATGCACACCATCAATAATGAAGAAAAGACACAGAGGTCTATTATCTCCTACTCCAGATAAAAGAATTGAGAAGAAATCTGGGATTGCAAAGGAGATGACAGACATCTCCTATATGATTACAGCCACATGTTCCGTGAATACAACCAAAGATGAAGCAACTGTTACTGAATCGCTTGTGTGTGCTGAGCAATCTTCTTTTAAACATCTAGATAAGAAACTTGAGTTCTCTGATGGTAACAAGGAAAATTCCGATGGAGCACCTGAACAGGCCAGAGATGCACAGAATGCAGGAAACAAACAACTTGTGGATGAAGGAGGGCAACGATGTTCCTCACCAAATGTCGCCAATCCTAATGCTGATCTGCCAGACAATTCA CAACCTGTAGGTATTCTGGTTGAGCATGAGCATAACTGCAATGACCTCATTGCCACTGATCATGGTGCAAAGCCTGAATCTTTGTCATTCTGTAAGGAAGCAGTTAATTCAAAATCAAAGCCTGCGGATCTAGTTGTTGAGAAATCATCACCATGCATCAACGCGGATTATGAATATGTGAACTT ATTGGCTGATACCCCAGGTGTCAAAAGAGGACTGGAATCTCCTTCAGCATGGAAGTCTCCTTGGTATATAGATATGCACATGAGCTTTCAG GGTTTTGTCAGCCCGGCAGACAGAACTTATGACGCGCTAGGGTTAGTGAAGCAGATAAGTAAGcacagtgctgctgctgcagtggaGGCCTGTGAGGTGCTAGCAAGCGGCAGCAGACCCTCTGATGCGGAAAACAAGGAAAATACAGATGACAAGGAGCCAGGGACAAGAAAATCACAGACCAAAATCATG GCCGAGGCGCGAGTCCTGGATTTCGACGAATATTCCACACCTGCAAGAACAGCAGATAAGAGACTTAGCAGCTGTCTCGGAAGATCTGTTAGCTCACCCATTCTTTCCTCCCCCAACCTGAGAAGTTTTCGATAG